From a single Candidatus Binataceae bacterium genomic region:
- the glnE gene encoding bifunctional [glutamate--ammonia ligase]-adenylyl-L-tyrosine phosphorylase/[glutamate--ammonia-ligase] adenylyltransferase produces the protein MTATDLLAPELRDLAAQLARLLGDQRLAAAATAAVAQRAPDERLALAALLKLVEDSPQELKEALADEAFAGDLALCVGGSEIVAQGLGAMGSRWLDFFRAARGASAESIDRALRFSADPVGERREAARRLAEFKQRLFLRIAIADLTGRFDVAATMHAMSRLAEECICAAIASARLIVGRDVPAAGGLCVLGMGKLGARELNLSSDIDLIYLFDGPQHDAEVVRRLGETLIELLSPGCFRVDMRLRPGGRNAPLVTPFEGALSFYQSFGETWERAALLRARPVAGVIEVGERLLGDLAHFVYRRFLDFDTLRQLRAMKQQIERELRSPDLVARNIKLGYGGIRELEFIVQALILVYGGRDPRLRLAGTLEALERLGALGYLDAGRARELAAAYLFLRDVEHKLQVVAALQTHVLPAGDAGRRALAARMRRGKDDAERARFETELINHRALVAAQFREMLGAAEDRGGRAASAAADEAWRAALDPHQSAPMLGALGFARPEESAGHLLVLARGPEHAIAAVAPRRRELLERLGPLLLDEIRELADPDLALMNLASFISAIGARSSFLELLEQHPATRRVVLSLFASSAYLSTIFIRHPDMIDTLVRSDLARPRRAQADLNEELRALIAASPDLESRLDAIRSFRHQEFLRVAIADLAGHLDADAVQAELGLLAEVVLRCALDLARAEVAARIAIPPTLELVAVAMGRLGAAEMSYNSDLDLIFVYHDRGEVAEDSRVAASRIVQKLIAVLEARTREGYAYKIDLRLRPSGNAGPLVASLEGFREYHRTSSSAVWERQALVRARVIAGTPALEAEVEAARREFVFGRGLDRAGVGEIAAMRQRIERELGADGRGRLNIKQGRGGLVDVEFLTQMMALRRGHAFPQLTSRSTVALVRGIGECGLLGRDAAAQLEADYRFLSRLENRLRIETDQAAWALPTAAEGLGPLARRMGYREADGAARLLAEVEACRLRIRTTFDECFRMEMSREE, from the coding sequence ATGACCGCGACGGATTTGCTCGCGCCCGAGCTTCGCGACCTGGCGGCGCAGCTTGCGCGCCTGCTCGGCGACCAGCGTCTTGCCGCGGCCGCAACGGCAGCGGTGGCGCAACGCGCCCCCGACGAACGCCTGGCGCTCGCGGCCCTGCTCAAGCTCGTCGAGGACTCGCCGCAGGAGCTCAAGGAGGCGCTCGCCGACGAAGCGTTTGCCGGCGATCTGGCGCTCTGTGTCGGCGGATCGGAGATCGTCGCGCAGGGGCTCGGCGCGATGGGTTCGCGATGGCTCGACTTCTTCCGCGCCGCACGCGGCGCCAGCGCCGAATCGATCGACCGCGCGCTGCGTTTCAGCGCCGATCCCGTCGGCGAGCGGCGCGAAGCCGCGCGCCGCCTTGCCGAATTCAAGCAGCGTCTGTTCCTGCGGATCGCGATCGCCGACCTTACCGGCCGATTCGACGTGGCGGCGACGATGCACGCGATGTCGCGGCTCGCCGAAGAATGTATATGTGCCGCTATTGCCTCCGCGCGCCTCATCGTCGGCCGCGATGTACCGGCTGCCGGAGGGTTGTGCGTGCTTGGGATGGGCAAGCTGGGCGCACGGGAGCTCAACCTCAGTTCCGACATCGATCTGATCTACCTCTTTGACGGGCCGCAGCACGACGCCGAAGTCGTAAGGCGGCTCGGCGAAACGCTGATCGAGCTTTTGTCGCCCGGATGTTTCCGGGTGGATATGCGGCTCCGTCCGGGTGGCAGAAACGCGCCGCTGGTGACTCCCTTCGAGGGCGCGCTGAGCTTCTACCAGAGCTTCGGCGAAACCTGGGAGCGCGCCGCTCTGCTGCGCGCGCGGCCGGTCGCCGGCGTGATCGAGGTCGGCGAGCGATTGCTCGGCGACCTCGCCCATTTCGTCTATCGCCGCTTTCTCGACTTCGACACGCTGCGGCAGTTGCGGGCGATGAAGCAGCAGATCGAGCGCGAGCTGCGCTCGCCCGACCTGGTCGCGCGCAACATCAAACTCGGCTACGGCGGAATTCGCGAGCTCGAGTTCATCGTGCAGGCGCTGATCCTGGTCTATGGCGGGCGCGATCCGCGCCTGCGCCTGGCGGGGACGCTCGAGGCGCTGGAGCGTCTGGGCGCGCTCGGCTACCTCGACGCCGGCCGCGCGCGCGAACTCGCCGCGGCCTACCTTTTTCTGCGCGATGTCGAACACAAGCTGCAGGTCGTCGCCGCGCTTCAGACCCATGTGCTGCCGGCCGGGGACGCGGGGCGCCGCGCGCTCGCGGCGCGGATGCGGCGCGGCAAGGACGATGCCGAGCGCGCCCGTTTCGAAACCGAACTGATAAACCATCGCGCGCTGGTTGCGGCGCAATTTCGCGAGATGCTGGGCGCCGCCGAGGATCGCGGAGGACGCGCGGCTTCCGCGGCCGCCGACGAGGCGTGGCGCGCGGCGCTCGACCCGCATCAATCGGCGCCGATGCTCGGGGCGCTGGGCTTTGCGCGGCCCGAAGAAAGCGCCGGGCATCTGCTGGTATTGGCGCGCGGACCGGAACATGCAATCGCGGCGGTGGCGCCGCGCCGGCGCGAACTTCTCGAGCGGCTCGGCCCCCTGCTGCTCGACGAAATTCGCGAGCTTGCCGACCCCGACCTCGCACTGATGAATCTTGCCTCGTTCATCTCGGCGATCGGCGCGCGCAGCTCCTTTCTCGAACTGCTCGAGCAGCATCCCGCAACCCGCCGCGTGGTACTGAGCCTGTTCGCCTCGAGCGCCTATCTGTCGACCATTTTCATTCGCCATCCGGACATGATCGACACCCTGGTGCGCTCCGATCTCGCGCGGCCGCGGCGCGCGCAGGCGGACCTCAACGAGGAGCTACGAGCGCTCATCGCGGCGAGTCCCGATCTCGAAAGCCGCCTCGACGCGATCCGCTCCTTTCGCCACCAGGAGTTCCTGCGCGTCGCGATCGCCGATCTCGCGGGCCACCTGGACGCCGACGCCGTGCAGGCCGAGCTTGGACTGCTCGCCGAAGTAGTGCTGCGCTGCGCGCTGGATCTCGCGCGGGCCGAAGTTGCCGCGCGCATCGCCATTCCGCCGACGCTCGAGCTGGTCGCGGTGGCGATGGGCCGGCTGGGCGCCGCCGAGATGTCCTATAACTCGGACCTCGATCTCATTTTCGTCTATCACGATCGCGGCGAGGTCGCGGAGGACAGCCGTGTCGCCGCGTCCAGGATCGTGCAGAAGCTGATCGCCGTGCTCGAGGCGCGCACCCGCGAAGGCTATGCCTACAAGATAGACCTGCGCCTGCGCCCCTCGGGCAACGCGGGACCGCTGGTGGCCTCGCTCGAGGGCTTCCGCGAATACCATCGCACCAGCTCCTCGGCGGTTTGGGAGCGCCAGGCGCTGGTGCGCGCCCGCGTCATCGCGGGCACACCGGCGCTGGAGGCTGAGGTCGAAGCGGCGCGGCGCGAATTCGTATTCGGCCGCGGGCTTGATCGCGCGGGGGTGGGCGAGATAGCCGCGATGCGCCAGCGCATCGAGCGCGAACTCGGCGCGGACGGGCGCGGCCGCCTCAATATCAAGCAGGGGCGCGGCGGACTGGTCGACGTGGAATTCCTGACCCAGATGATGGCGCTGCGCCGCGGCCACGCCTTTCCGCAATTGACCAGCCGCTCCACGGTCGCGCTGGTGCGCGGGATCGGAGAGTGCGGATTGCTTGGGCGCGATGCGGCCGCGCAACTGGAAGCGGACTATCGCTTCCTCTCGCGCCTGGAGAACCGCCTGCGCATCGAAACCGACCAGGCCGCGTGGGCGCTTCCGACGGCGGCCGAAGGCCTTGGTCCGCTCGCACGCCGGATGGGCTACCGCGAGGCCGACGGCGCGGCGCGCCTGCTCGCCGAGGTCGAAGCCTGCCGCTTGCGTATCCGCACGACGTTCGACGAATGTTTCCGGATGGAAATGTCGCGCGAGGAATGA
- a CDS encoding glutathione S-transferase family protein produces MIILYTTERDYPWGTLRSTHGSKTKVVLEEKRLRYRIENLRPGDLWKKPPAMLARHPLGKVPYIEDEGVTIFDSTVIDEYLDDRYGPPRLLPDDPLARAQVRELEQFADEALLGGDLPLIWMAYWSDPEKRDAERMEKGREGLRQRDLPFIEKTLGAAPSGGYLHGGFSMADVPMMVLAMVLEVDQLALEEFPRVERYLRELRQRPSYRAISPRTRVAEASELR; encoded by the coding sequence ATGATCATCCTCTACACGACCGAGCGCGATTACCCATGGGGCACACTGCGCTCCACGCATGGGAGCAAGACCAAGGTGGTGCTCGAAGAAAAGCGCCTCCGCTACCGGATCGAAAATCTGCGCCCCGGCGACCTCTGGAAGAAGCCGCCCGCGATGCTGGCGCGCCATCCGCTCGGCAAGGTGCCGTATATCGAGGACGAGGGTGTGACGATTTTCGATTCGACCGTGATCGACGAATATCTCGACGATCGCTACGGTCCGCCGCGCCTGTTGCCCGACGATCCGCTAGCGCGCGCGCAAGTGCGGGAACTCGAACAGTTTGCCGATGAGGCGCTGCTCGGCGGAGACCTGCCGCTCATCTGGATGGCCTACTGGAGCGATCCCGAGAAGCGCGACGCCGAGCGCATGGAGAAGGGGCGCGAGGGCCTGCGCCAGCGCGATCTTCCGTTTATCGAAAAGACCCTCGGGGCAGCGCCGTCCGGCGGATATCTGCACGGGGGTTTTTCGATGGCGGACGTGCCGATGATGGTGCTGGCGATGGTGCTCGAGGTCGACCAGCTTGCGCTGGAGGAGTTTCCCCGCGTCGAACGCTATCTGAGGGAATTGCGCCAGCGCCCGAGTTACCGGGCGATAAGCCCGCGTACCAGGGTGGCCGAGGCGAGCGAATTGCGCTGA
- a CDS encoding lytic transglycosylase domain-containing protein, whose protein sequence is MLCGLFAATGWAGSEVTILKSSVDHSPFPRPAALEPNINFWVRAFTYWSERDFVIHDRDNVSLIYQKFHMPGDGPPTGEEVEWANAYLKAKYGDILNRLATGQQPIGWEEQRVAAMFKGQPPAAYARAAQNLRVQEGLSEQFHDSLLRSRYYRPRMEQVFVRAGLPPELVALVSVESGFSARARSSAGALGIWQFTRSTGREFLKITRYRDDRLDPVRSTQAAAELLQSNYQALGSWPLAITAYNYGTGGMERAAAEFGSDYIKIIQNYSGAHFGFAVKNYYAEFLAADQVHRYEDKYFPGIESEEAPPPPTSSPILHLRRIIHHFHVRHHHAHVRQVSDSHRHSASAAGRGRNES, encoded by the coding sequence ATGCTGTGCGGTTTGTTTGCGGCGACGGGGTGGGCTGGCAGCGAAGTCACCATCCTCAAGAGCAGCGTTGACCACTCTCCGTTTCCCCGTCCCGCGGCGCTCGAGCCCAATATCAATTTCTGGGTCAGAGCCTTTACCTACTGGAGCGAGCGCGACTTCGTCATCCACGATCGCGACAATGTTTCGCTGATCTACCAGAAATTTCATATGCCGGGCGATGGCCCTCCAACCGGCGAAGAGGTCGAGTGGGCCAACGCTTACCTGAAGGCCAAGTACGGCGACATCCTGAACCGGCTGGCCACGGGACAGCAGCCGATCGGATGGGAGGAGCAGCGCGTCGCCGCGATGTTTAAAGGGCAGCCGCCGGCGGCTTACGCTCGCGCCGCGCAGAATTTGCGCGTACAGGAGGGTCTGAGCGAACAGTTCCACGATTCGCTGCTGCGCAGTCGCTACTATCGTCCCAGGATGGAGCAGGTATTTGTGCGGGCAGGGCTGCCGCCCGAACTGGTGGCGCTGGTGTCGGTTGAGTCAGGCTTTTCGGCGCGCGCCCGCTCCAGCGCCGGGGCGCTCGGGATTTGGCAGTTCACGCGCTCGACCGGCCGCGAGTTTCTCAAGATCACGCGCTATCGCGACGACCGGCTCGATCCGGTGCGTTCCACGCAGGCGGCGGCGGAACTGTTGCAGTCAAACTACCAGGCGCTCGGCAGTTGGCCGCTCGCGATCACCGCCTACAATTATGGGACCGGTGGAATGGAGCGCGCTGCCGCCGAATTCGGCAGCGACTACATCAAGATCATCCAGAACTACAGCGGCGCGCACTTTGGATTCGCGGTCAAGAATTATTACGCCGAGTTCCTCGCGGCCGACCAGGTCCATCGCTACGAGGACAAATACTTTCCCGGAATCGAAAGCGAAGAAGCGCCGCCGCCGCCGACCTCCTCGCCGATCCTCCACTTGCGGCGGATCATCCATCACTTTCACGTCCGTCATCATCACGCTCACGTAAGGCAGGTATCCGACTCGCACCGGCACTCCGCGTCGGCCGCCGGGCGTGGCCGCAACGAATCCTGA
- the aroA gene encoding 3-phosphoshikimate 1-carboxyvinyltransferase, with protein sequence MDEIEIAPLTHPIAASIRVPGSKSITNRALVLAAMADGRSTVSGAGFSDDTRRMAAALGALGFTMVLDEAAARIVVDGRGGAIPVRGAQLDVGGAGTAMRFLLGFLTLGRGRFRIDGNQRMRERPIGPLLEALAALGVSVRAERNNGCPPVLIEIGEGGVSGGAARIDAAVSSQFVSALLMPAALWPRGVELTVIGEAGRPFIAMTLRMMERWGVGATMRDGEIVVPGGQRYAPQKDFAVEPDASSASYFAAAAALAGGSVVLEGLHACSVQGDIAFMALLERMGARIEWRPDGVRVSGSETALNGVDVQMGGMPDLVPTLAAIAPFCSSPTRIRGVAFIRHHESDRLRALTTELRRLGAAVNESEDGILIGPSRIGAAAIETYDDHRIAMAFAVTGLKTAGIRIKNPGCVSKTYPDFFRDLARLSNGRA encoded by the coding sequence GTGGACGAAATCGAAATAGCTCCGCTCACGCATCCGATAGCCGCATCCATCAGGGTCCCCGGTTCCAAGAGCATCACCAACCGCGCGCTGGTGCTAGCCGCGATGGCCGACGGCCGCTCGACGGTCTCCGGTGCGGGCTTCAGTGACGATACGCGCCGGATGGCGGCCGCGCTGGGCGCGCTCGGCTTTACTATGGTCCTCGACGAAGCGGCGGCGCGAATCGTCGTCGATGGCCGCGGCGGCGCCATTCCCGTCCGCGGCGCACAATTGGACGTCGGCGGTGCGGGCACGGCGATGCGCTTTTTGCTGGGCTTCCTGACACTCGGGCGCGGACGCTTCCGGATCGACGGGAATCAACGGATGCGTGAACGCCCGATCGGTCCGCTGCTCGAAGCGCTCGCCGCTCTTGGTGTATCGGTGCGCGCCGAGCGGAACAACGGATGCCCGCCGGTGCTGATCGAAATCGGCGAGGGCGGCGTGAGCGGCGGCGCGGCGCGAATCGACGCCGCGGTCTCCTCGCAATTTGTCTCGGCGCTGCTGATGCCCGCGGCGCTCTGGCCGCGCGGGGTCGAACTCACCGTGATCGGCGAAGCCGGCCGCCCGTTTATCGCGATGACGTTGCGAATGATGGAACGATGGGGCGTGGGCGCGACGATGCGCGACGGCGAAATCGTCGTGCCGGGCGGCCAGCGCTACGCGCCGCAAAAGGACTTCGCGGTCGAGCCCGACGCTTCGAGCGCGAGCTATTTTGCCGCCGCGGCCGCGCTGGCCGGCGGCAGCGTCGTGCTGGAAGGACTCCACGCCTGCTCGGTGCAGGGCGATATCGCGTTCATGGCACTGCTGGAACGGATGGGCGCGCGCATCGAGTGGCGCCCCGACGGCGTCAGGGTCAGCGGCAGCGAAACGGCGCTTAACGGCGTCGATGTCCAGATGGGCGGAATGCCCGACCTCGTGCCGACGCTCGCCGCGATTGCGCCGTTCTGCTCATCGCCCACGCGGATACGCGGCGTCGCTTTCATCCGCCATCACGAGAGTGATCGCCTGCGCGCCCTCACGACCGAGCTTCGCCGCCTCGGCGCGGCGGTCAATGAAAGCGAGGATGGGATTCTGATCGGGCCGTCGCGGATTGGCGCGGCGGCGATCGAAACCTACGACGACCATCGAATTGCGATGGCGTTCGCGGTTACGGGACTGAAGACCGCGGGTATCCGGATCAAAAATCCCGGATGCGTTTCCAAGACCTATCCGGATTTTTTCCGCGACCTCGCCCGGCTGTCGAACGGGCGGGCGTAG
- the atpC gene encoding ATP synthase F1 subunit epsilon → MATNFAFKLVTPTGVLFDGEAEQVNAFNPLGEFGVLAEHVNYITSLVPGLLTIRTAAGETLQYLVTGGLVEVKDGAMTALAQSAEVPKKVAPTDETELRAAEERLSQMSMFDANYDEEKQAVMVMRARRDVAESRRTAEH, encoded by the coding sequence ATGGCCACGAATTTCGCATTCAAGCTCGTCACGCCGACCGGCGTGCTGTTCGACGGTGAGGCTGAGCAGGTAAACGCGTTCAACCCGCTCGGTGAGTTCGGCGTGCTTGCCGAGCACGTCAACTACATCACCTCGCTCGTGCCTGGCCTGCTGACGATCCGGACGGCCGCGGGCGAGACGCTTCAGTACCTGGTCACCGGCGGGCTGGTCGAGGTCAAGGACGGCGCGATGACGGCGCTCGCGCAAAGCGCCGAAGTGCCCAAGAAGGTCGCCCCAACCGACGAGACCGAACTGCGCGCGGCCGAGGAACGGCTCTCGCAGATGAGCATGTTCGATGCGAACTACGACGAAGAGAAGCAGGCGGTGATGGTGATGCGGGCGCGCCGCGACGTCGCCGAGTCGCGCCGCACCGCCGAGCACTAA
- the atpD gene encoding F0F1 ATP synthase subunit beta yields the protein MSETATGRISQVLGNVVDVEFRNGALPSIFNALRVSNPALGTREGNLVLEVAQHLGENTVRCIAMDATEGLVRGMAVSDTGNPITVPVGPETLGRLINVIGEPVDEGAALSAPHQMPIHRDPPTFADQATEAEILETGIKVIDLICPYARGGKIGLFGGAGVGKTVTIMELINNVAKQHGGVSVFAGVGERSREGNDLYRELQESGVLSKTALVYGQMNEPPGARARVALTGVTVAEYFRDEEGRDVLFFVDNIFRFVQANSEVSALLGRMPSAVGYQPTLGTDLGELEERITTTKKGAITSVQAIFVPADDYTDPAPATTFTHLDATTALDRKIFEKGIFPAVDPLASTSRILDPQVVGQEHYDVARRVQQILQRYKDLQDIIAILGMDELSADDKLVVARARRVERFLSQAMHVAEPFTSIPGAYVTRKETVRGFAEILDGKCDDLPEQAFYLVGTIDDARAKAERLARGEAR from the coding sequence ATGAGTGAAACAGCAACAGGCCGCATCAGCCAGGTTCTGGGCAACGTCGTTGACGTCGAGTTCCGCAACGGCGCGCTGCCGTCCATCTTCAACGCCTTGCGCGTCTCCAACCCCGCGCTGGGCACGCGCGAGGGCAATCTCGTGCTCGAGGTCGCGCAGCACCTGGGCGAAAACACCGTGCGCTGCATCGCGATGGACGCGACCGAGGGACTGGTGCGCGGGATGGCGGTCAGCGACACCGGCAATCCCATCACCGTCCCGGTCGGCCCGGAAACGCTCGGCCGCCTCATCAACGTGATCGGCGAGCCGGTCGACGAAGGCGCGGCGCTCAGCGCCCCGCACCAGATGCCGATCCATCGCGACCCTCCGACCTTTGCCGACCAGGCGACCGAAGCCGAGATCCTCGAAACCGGAATCAAGGTCATCGATCTCATTTGCCCGTACGCGCGCGGCGGAAAGATCGGGTTGTTCGGCGGCGCGGGCGTGGGCAAGACCGTCACCATCATGGAGCTCATCAACAACGTCGCCAAGCAGCACGGCGGCGTGTCGGTCTTCGCCGGCGTGGGCGAGCGCTCGCGCGAAGGCAACGACCTCTACCGCGAACTGCAGGAATCCGGCGTGCTCTCGAAGACCGCGCTGGTCTATGGCCAGATGAACGAGCCGCCCGGTGCACGCGCCCGCGTGGCGCTGACCGGCGTCACCGTGGCCGAATACTTCCGCGACGAAGAGGGCCGCGACGTGCTGTTCTTCGTCGACAACATTTTCCGCTTCGTGCAGGCCAACTCGGAAGTCTCGGCGCTGCTCGGCCGCATGCCCAGCGCCGTCGGCTATCAGCCGACCCTGGGCACCGATCTCGGCGAACTCGAGGAACGCATCACCACGACCAAGAAAGGCGCGATCACTTCGGTACAGGCGATCTTCGTCCCGGCCGACGACTATACCGATCCTGCGCCCGCGACCACGTTCACTCATCTGGACGCGACCACCGCGCTCGACCGCAAGATTTTCGAAAAGGGCATTTTCCCCGCGGTGGACCCGCTGGCCTCGACCTCGCGCATCCTGGATCCGCAGGTCGTCGGCCAGGAGCACTACGACGTCGCGCGCCGGGTGCAGCAGATTCTGCAGCGCTACAAGGACCTGCAGGACATCATCGCGATCCTCGGGATGGACGAGTTGTCGGCGGACGACAAGCTGGTGGTCGCGCGCGCGCGCCGCGTCGAGCGCTTCCTCTCGCAGGCGATGCACGTCGCGGAGCCGTTCACCAGCATCCCGGGCGCCTACGTCACGCGCAAGGAGACCGTGCGCGGCTTCGCCGAAATTCTCGACGGCAAGTGCGACGACCTGCCCGAGCAGGCCTTCTATCTCGTCGGCACGATCGACGACGCACGCGCCAAGGCCGAACGGCTGGCGCGCGGCGAGGCGCGCTAG
- the atpG gene encoding ATP synthase F1 subunit gamma: MASLKAIRRRISSVKSTQQITRAMKLVAAARLRRAQEALQNATPYHEALERVADSLFATERAALAPAEDARRETLIVVIGSDRGLCGGYNANVMRAAEDEARRVERDGNKVKFYAVGRKALDHLRRAGHTIAHQSVNNPRLATFGLAQDLASRMLADYRGGGVVETGLVFSEFRSALSQRPTYERLLPVSELKPEQGAGEIAAPVDYLVEPSRAELVPVVLRSYLEDSIFHALLEAEASEQGARMTAMDSATNNASDMIGRLTLEMNRARQAAITTELMDIVGGAEALRA; this comes from the coding sequence ATGGCGTCGCTCAAGGCAATCCGCCGGCGGATTTCGTCGGTCAAATCAACCCAGCAGATCACGCGCGCGATGAAGCTGGTCGCCGCGGCGCGTCTGCGCCGCGCGCAGGAAGCGCTGCAGAACGCGACCCCGTACCATGAGGCGCTCGAGCGGGTGGCGGACTCGCTGTTCGCGACTGAGCGGGCCGCGCTGGCTCCGGCGGAAGACGCCAGGCGCGAGACGCTGATCGTGGTGATCGGCTCGGACCGCGGGCTTTGCGGCGGTTACAACGCCAACGTGATGCGCGCGGCGGAAGATGAAGCGCGGCGCGTCGAACGCGACGGGAACAAGGTCAAGTTCTATGCCGTCGGGCGCAAGGCGCTGGATCATCTGCGCCGCGCCGGCCACACGATCGCTCATCAGAGCGTCAACAACCCGCGCCTCGCGACCTTCGGATTGGCGCAGGACCTGGCCTCTCGAATGCTCGCCGATTATCGCGGCGGCGGCGTGGTCGAGACCGGGCTCGTGTTCAGCGAATTCCGCTCGGCGCTCTCGCAGCGGCCAACCTACGAACGGCTCCTGCCGGTGAGCGAGCTCAAGCCCGAGCAGGGCGCGGGCGAAATCGCCGCGCCCGTCGATTACCTGGTCGAGCCCAGCCGCGCCGAATTGGTGCCGGTGGTGCTGCGCAGCTATCTCGAGGATTCGATTTTTCACGCGCTGCTCGAGGCCGAAGCGAGCGAGCAGGGCGCGCGGATGACCGCGATGGACAGCGCGACCAACAACGCCTCGGATATGATCGGGCGACTGACGCTCGAGATGAACCGCGCGCGCCAGGCCGCGATCACAACCGAATTGATGGACATAGTCGGCGGCGCCGAGGCTCTCAGAGCCTGA
- the atpA gene encoding F0F1 ATP synthase subunit alpha: MAEIRPSEISDILRNEIKGFEGSITVSETGRVLSCGDGIARIYGLQNAALGELLEFPHGIFGMVLNLEEDNVGAALFGDPQAIREGDEVKRTSRIAEVPVGEALLGRVVNSLGQPIDGKGPIKAAEQRRIEIKAPGIIRRQPVKEPLQTGIKAIDSMLQIGRGQRELIIGDRQTGKTAIALDAIINQRGQNVQCFYVAIGQKRSTVAQVVDKLNRYGAMEYTTVVAATASEAAPLQFIAPYSGCTMGEYFRDTGRHALLVYDDLSKHAQAYRQLSLLLRRPPGREAYPGDVFYLHSRLLERAAKMGDADGAGSLTALPVIETQAGDVSAYVPTNVISITDGQIVLDSDLFYSGIRPAVNVGLSVSRVGFSAAVKAMKQVGGTLKLDLAQYREMAAFAQFGSDLDQASQRLLHRGERLTEMLKQNQYEPLSIEKEVLIIFAANEGYFDKLEVSQIKAFETGLYAFFDSRQKDLLDEIKTKRELSDDLRKRLRAAMDQYQQTFGSAQGNGAAKA, encoded by the coding sequence ATGGCGGAAATCAGACCATCCGAAATCAGCGACATTCTGCGCAACGAGATCAAGGGCTTCGAGGGCTCGATCACCGTAAGCGAAACCGGCCGCGTGCTCTCATGCGGCGACGGCATCGCGCGCATCTACGGCCTGCAAAACGCGGCGCTCGGCGAGCTGCTGGAATTTCCCCACGGGATCTTCGGCATGGTGCTCAACCTCGAAGAGGACAACGTCGGCGCGGCCCTGTTCGGCGATCCACAGGCGATTCGCGAGGGCGATGAGGTCAAACGCACCAGCCGGATCGCCGAGGTTCCGGTCGGCGAAGCCCTGCTCGGGCGCGTCGTCAATTCACTCGGCCAGCCGATCGACGGCAAGGGGCCGATCAAAGCCGCCGAACAGCGCCGGATCGAAATCAAGGCGCCGGGCATCATCCGCCGCCAGCCGGTAAAGGAGCCGCTGCAGACCGGCATCAAGGCGATCGACTCGATGCTGCAGATCGGACGCGGGCAGCGCGAGCTGATCATCGGCGACCGCCAGACCGGCAAGACCGCGATCGCGCTCGACGCGATCATCAATCAGCGCGGCCAGAACGTACAGTGCTTTTACGTCGCGATCGGGCAGAAGCGCTCGACCGTCGCGCAGGTGGTGGACAAGCTCAACCGCTACGGCGCGATGGAGTACACGACGGTGGTCGCGGCGACCGCTTCGGAAGCCGCCCCGCTGCAGTTCATCGCGCCCTATAGCGGCTGCACGATGGGCGAGTACTTCCGCGATACGGGCCGCCACGCGCTGCTCGTTTACGATGATCTCTCCAAGCACGCGCAAGCCTATCGCCAGCTCTCGCTGCTGCTGCGCCGCCCGCCCGGCCGCGAGGCCTATCCGGGCGACGTCTTCTACCTGCACTCGCGCCTGCTCGAGCGCGCGGCTAAGATGGGCGACGCCGACGGCGCCGGCTCCCTGACCGCGCTTCCGGTTATCGAGACCCAGGCCGGCGACGTCTCGGCTTACGTCCCGACCAACGTCATCTCGATCACCGACGGTCAGATCGTGCTCGACAGCGACCTCTTCTACTCGGGCATCCGGCCCGCCGTAAACGTCGGCCTTTCGGTTTCGCGGGTCGGCTTCTCGGCCGCCGTAAAAGCGATGAAGCAGGTCGGTGGCACGCTCAAACTCGACCTCGCGCAGTATCGCGAGATGGCGGCCTTCGCTCAGTTCGGCTCGGACCTCGACCAGGCCAGCCAGCGCCTGCTGCATCGCGGCGAGCGGCTGACCGAGATGCTCAAGCAGAACCAGTACGAGCCGCTCTCGATCGAAAAGGAAGTGCTGATCATCTTCGCCGCCAACGAGGGCTACTTCGACAAGCTCGAAGTCTCGCAGATCAAGGCCTTCGAGACTGGGCTCTACGCGTTTTTCGATTCGCGCCAGAAAGACCTCCTCGACGAGATCAAGACCAAGCGCGAGCTTAGCGACGATCTGCGCAAGCGCCTGCGCGCCGCGATGGATCAGTACCAGCAGACCTTCGGCTCCGCGCAGGGCAATGGCGCCGCGAAAGCCTGA